A genomic region of Peromyscus eremicus chromosome 19, PerEre_H2_v1, whole genome shotgun sequence contains the following coding sequences:
- the Nme5 gene encoding nucleoside diphosphate kinase homolog 5 isoform X2 — MEVSMPLPQIYVEKTLAIIKPDIVDKEEEIRDIILRSGFTIIQRRKLHLSPEHCSNFYVEQYGKMFFPNLTAYMSSGPLVAMILARYNAISYWKELMGPSNSLLAKETHPDSLRAIYGTDELRNALHGSKDFAASEREIRFMFPEVIIEPIPIGQAAKDYLNLYVTPTLLQGLTELCKQKPADPYHCPGWPQNVKA, encoded by the exons ATGGAGGTGTCAATGCCCCTGCCTCAGATATATGTAGAAAAAACCCTAGCCATTATCAAGCCAGATATTGTTGACAAAGAAGAGGAGATCCGCGACATTATTCTCAGATCTGGATTCACCATCATTCAG AGACGGAAACTACATCTGAGTCCTGAGCACTGCAGCAACTTTTATGTGGAACAGTACGGGAAGATGTTCTTCCCAAACTTAACAGCTTATATGAGCTCTGGACCTCTTGTTGCTATGATATTAGCGAGATATAACGCCATCTCTTACTGGAAAGAACTTATGGGACCATCTAATAGTTTACTAGCTAAGGAGACGCACCCGGACAG TCTAAGGGCAATTTACGGTACAGATGAGCTACGGAACGCCCTTCATGGGAGCAAGGACTTCGCTGCCTCAGAAAGAGAGATTCGCTTCATGTTTCCAGAAG TGATTATTGAACCCATTCCAATTGGACAAGCTGCTAAGGACTATTTAAATCTGTACGTAACGCCAACCCTACTTCAAGGACTCACGGAGCTTTGTAAGCAGAAACCCGCAGACCCTTAT CATTGTCCAGGTTGGCCACAAAACGTGAAAGCTTGA
- the Nme5 gene encoding nucleoside diphosphate kinase homolog 5 isoform X1, producing MEVSMPLPQIYVEKTLAIIKPDIVDKEEEIRDIILRSGFTIIQRRKLHLSPEHCSNFYVEQYGKMFFPNLTAYMSSGPLVAMILARYNAISYWKELMGPSNSLLAKETHPDSLRAIYGTDELRNALHGSKDFAASEREIRFMFPEVIIEPIPIGQAAKDYLNLYVTPTLLQGLTELCKQKPADPYIWLADWLLKNNPNKPKLRHFPVPEEEP from the exons ATGGAGGTGTCAATGCCCCTGCCTCAGATATATGTAGAAAAAACCCTAGCCATTATCAAGCCAGATATTGTTGACAAAGAAGAGGAGATCCGCGACATTATTCTCAGATCTGGATTCACCATCATTCAG AGACGGAAACTACATCTGAGTCCTGAGCACTGCAGCAACTTTTATGTGGAACAGTACGGGAAGATGTTCTTCCCAAACTTAACAGCTTATATGAGCTCTGGACCTCTTGTTGCTATGATATTAGCGAGATATAACGCCATCTCTTACTGGAAAGAACTTATGGGACCATCTAATAGTTTACTAGCTAAGGAGACGCACCCGGACAG TCTAAGGGCAATTTACGGTACAGATGAGCTACGGAACGCCCTTCATGGGAGCAAGGACTTCGCTGCCTCAGAAAGAGAGATTCGCTTCATGTTTCCAGAAG TGATTATTGAACCCATTCCAATTGGACAAGCTGCTAAGGACTATTTAAATCTGTACGTAACGCCAACCCTACTTCAAGGACTCACGGAGCTTTGTAAGCAGAAACCCGCAGACCCTTAT ATCTGGCTAGCTGATTGGTTGTTGAAAAATAACCCCAACAAACCTAAACTTAGACATTTTCCAGTACCAGAAGAAGAGCCTTAG
- the Wnt8a gene encoding protein Wnt-8a, whose product MGRAMGNMFMLWVAAAGMCYTTLSASAWSVSNFLVTGPKAYLTYATSVALGAQTGVEECKFQFAWERWNCPEHAFQFSTHSRLRGATRESSFIHAIRSAGVMYTITKNCSMGDFENCGCDGSKNGKTGGHGWVWGGCSDNVEFGEKISRLFVDSLEKGKDARALMNLHNSRTGRLAVRASMKRTCKCHGISGSCSIQTCWLQLADFREMGDYLKAKYDRALKIELDKRRLRAGNRAEGRWAPTETFLPSAEAELVFLEDSPDYCTRNASLGIYGTEGRECLQDARSASRREQRSCARLCTECGLQVEERRTEAMSSCDCSFKWCCTVKCSQCRLTVNRYYCTRPSGSVRSQPRGRGKGKGSAW is encoded by the exons ATGGGCAGGGCCATGGGAAACATGTTTATGCTGTGGGTGGCTGCTGCGGGCATGTGCTATACCACCCTCAGTGCCTCTGCCTG GTCAGTGAGCAATTTCCTGGTAACAGGTCCCAAG GCCTATCTGACCTACGCCACCAGTGTGGCCTTGGGCGCTCAGACTGGCGTCGAAGAGTGTAAGTTCCAGTTTGCTTGGGAGCGATGGAACTGCCCTGAGCATGCTTTCCAGTTCTCCACCCACAGCAGGCTGAGAGGTG CTACTAGGGAATCATCCTTCATTCACGCTATCCGCTCTGCTGGAGTCATGTACACCATCACCAAGAACTGTAGCATGGGTGACTTTGAAAACTGCGGTTGTGATGGgtcaaaaaatggaaaaacag GTGGCCATGGCTGGGTCTGGGGAGGCTGCAGCGACAATGTGGAATTTGGGGAAAAGATCTCCAGACTCTTCGTGGACAGCCTGGAGAAAGGGAAGGATGCCAGAGCCCTGATGAATCTACACAACAGCAGGACCGGCAGGCTG gcaGTGAGGGCCTCCATGAAAAGGACCTGCAAATGTCACGGCATCTCAGGAAGCTGTAGCATCCAGACGTGCTGGCTGCAGCTGGCTGACTTCCGGGAGATGGGGGACTACCTAAAGGCCAAGTACGACCGCGCGCTGAAAATCGAGCTGGATAAGCGCCGACTAAGGGCAGGCAACCGAGCCGAGGGCCGCTGGGCTCCCACAGAGACCTTCCTTCCCAGCGCAGAGGCGGAGCTGGTCTTCTTAGAGGACTCTCCTGACTACTGCACCCGCAATGCCAGCCTGGGCATTTATGGCACCGAGGGCCGCGAGTGCCTGCAGGACGCCCGCAGTGCGTCCAGGCGGGAGCAGCGCAGCTGTGCGCGCTTGTGCACCGAGTGTGGGCTGCAGGTggaagagaggagaacagaggccATGAGCAGCTGTGACTGCAGCTTTAAGTGGTGCTGCACCGTCAAGTGCAGCCAGTGCAGGCTCACCGTGAACAGATACTACTGCACACGCCCCTCGGGTAGTGTCCGGTCCCAGCCCCGGGGCAGGGGCAAGGGCAAGGGCAGTGCTTGGTAA